The Antechinus flavipes isolate AdamAnt ecotype Samford, QLD, Australia chromosome 4, AdamAnt_v2, whole genome shotgun sequence genomic interval GTCAGGACCCGACTCTGGACAGCCCGACTGGGCTTAAATGCATAGATGGTTACTGCCTCCTCattcatatatgtaatatatacatacatatctataaatacacatatatgcatatatacacacgtcccgtgtgtatatatgcatatatgtgtgtatttctgCTCCCTCTCCCATCTCCCAAATGGATGGAGCCCAGAGTTCTTGTAGCGCAGTTGGAAAGGACTGGGTCCGAGGGGAGGGATAAACCAAAGCGAATTCGGAGGAGGACGGGGCAGGGAGGGGAGAAAGTTCTTGTGTTGGTAATTCGAACACGAAGCGGGTGGGGGGTGGGCGAGGCCAGGCAGCCCAGGAGCAGCGCCTTCCGCAGCCAGCCGGCGGGCCTCGCTCCCGTCCCCCTCCGGGGCTTAGCATTTCTTCACCATCTCCTGCAAGTAGCGGCGGACTTCGGCTCCCGACTCCCAGGGCACCACGGTGGCCCGGAACGAGGAGGGCTCGGTATTCTGGGCTTGCTGGATGAGCTGGTGCATGGGGTAGCCGCGGCGCGGAAAAGCCACGTCGCCGACCGCCAGCAGCCCCAAGGGGCAGAAGTCATTGGCGCCGTCCCCCACGTAGAAGAGATGCTCGAAGTGCACCCCCTCCTGCGCCCTCTCGCGCAGGTAGTCGCCGAGCACCTTGTGTTTGCACATGTTGGCGGGGCAGCGCGTGCAGGAGTGCTTGTGGAAGGGCTGCAGCACCACCACGCCCCGCTCGTCCGGGCCCGACGGGTTGCTGAAGATTTTTCGGAAGAGGCCGCGGTAGCCGGAGGCGCGCAGGGAGCTCTCCACCCCGAACGTGTTGGCGTCGGAGATGAGGATGATCTCAAAGCAGCTGCCCTGTTTGGTCAGGAACTGGAAGAGGTCGGTCATGCCCGGACACAGCGGGATGTCCTCGTAGACTTCGCGAAAGTCTTGCGGCTTCACGCCCTGCTCCCCCAGGTACTGGAAGACCCGCTGCATGTACTCGTTGTAGAAGCCCTCGCGGAACGTGGCCCGCAAGCTGTCGGGCAGCTTCTGGCCCGGGGCCGCGCGCACGATCGAGTCGTCACTGTTCTCGTTCACGATGGTCTCATCAAAATCGAAGGTTAGCAGGAAGCGGGGCGCTCCCGGCTCCGCCATCCTAGTGCCGTCCTGGGAGGAGGGAGCAAGCGAGAAGGGGCGCGGCAGGAGCCCGCCGCAGAGAGGATGGTTAGAGAAGCGCCCAGACCAGCAGCGCTGGCACCTCCACCACCTGAGGGGGACCCAAGGGCTCAGTTAGCCTGGGTGGAGCTTCACCCATCCGAGACCCCGGGGCCTCCCCCTTCCCACTCCTCCCCCAGTGGTCTTTGTGCAAATTCTTTCATCAGAAAAATCTCCATAATCCGTGGCTCAGGTAAGGAGGTACTTCTTACACAACACCCGGCACTAACCCTCATCCCAGACCGACTGAGTGGCTGCCCCTACACCTTCACGCCAGAAATACTCAAGgctgaaaatcatttttacatctCCATAAAAAATGAGGGGATCTGATGTATTGCCCCTTCCCCAGAGAAATTATGATATATTCCCCAAATAAAAGTAActtatttgggggggaggggagaggaaaaggcatTTTAAAATCAACAGCTCCTTTTCATTACGGGTGTCCTTGGCTCTTCTCCGTTAGATCCTGCAAAGAGAGCAGCTGACCCTCTTCCCCCATATTCTCAATACACACAGCAAATTGTGGCCAGTTGGTTCCTAGGGccatcttttctgtttttttttttttttttttttttttttaaagcccattTTTGTATTGAATTCCCAACCACCATCTTTACGTCTCCTTCCTCTACCCCAAACATAAATTCCAGGGGCACtcagaggagggagggataccCACCCATccacacccacatacacacacacacacacacacacacacacacacacacacacacaaaaggaatTTCCTCATTCCTCTCTTACTTCCCAGAAGCAATCATGGGGCTGTCCAAGCAGAAGCAATGGCTAGCATGGTTGTGGCCAAGAGGAGAGTGCCTAAAATCAAGGATTGCTTCTCCAAGATTCTGGAGATTTCTAGGATGACCCTAAGAATGGAGGCTTGAGAGACCCAGTAGACTTTTTTTAGTCCTTCTAGTTCAGAAGTTCTTAAGCTACTGTGTCCTGAACCCTATTAAGACCATCCCTTCATGTTGTGGCCTATATTCACAATTGAGCAGAATGCTAAATTTTACAAGTTAGTGAAACCAAAATTTGTTTCTCATTCCAATTCACCAACCCCAGAAATCTCTCCTGAACCGCCTAGGGGGGCTCAAGTTAGGAACCCTTGTTCTAGAAGGAGGTAAAAGCAAGCAGTTTCCCCAAGTGTGGAGGTAAAAGGTTCCTGTGGCTAAGCTAAGTCTGAGATTCCCAAGGG includes:
- the PHOSPHO1 gene encoding phosphoethanolamine/phosphocholine phosphatase isoform X1 yields the protein MNGCFPVTGLRCLSRDGTRMAEPGAPRFLLTFDFDETIVNENSDDSIVRAAPGQKLPDSLRATFREGFYNEYMQRVFQYLGEQGVKPQDFREVYEDIPLCPGMTDLFQFLTKQGSCFEIILISDANTFGVESSLRASGYRGLFRKIFSNPSGPDERGVVVLQPFHKHSCTRCPANMCKHKVLGDYLRERAQEGVHFEHLFYVGDGANDFCPLGLLAVGDVAFPRRGYPMHQLIQQAQNTEPSSFRATVVPWESGAEVRRYLQEMVKKC
- the PHOSPHO1 gene encoding phosphoethanolamine/phosphocholine phosphatase isoform X2, with the protein product MAEPGAPRFLLTFDFDETIVNENSDDSIVRAAPGQKLPDSLRATFREGFYNEYMQRVFQYLGEQGVKPQDFREVYEDIPLCPGMTDLFQFLTKQGSCFEIILISDANTFGVESSLRASGYRGLFRKIFSNPSGPDERGVVVLQPFHKHSCTRCPANMCKHKVLGDYLRERAQEGVHFEHLFYVGDGANDFCPLGLLAVGDVAFPRRGYPMHQLIQQAQNTEPSSFRATVVPWESGAEVRRYLQEMVKKC